The Kineococcus rhizosphaerae region CGGTGTTCACGAGCGGGTCCAATCCACGAGGGACGCAGCGGAGGAGGGGGTGCCCGGACGCGACGGGTCCGGCGGGGGCCGGTGCTCGACCGCGCGGTCGGGCAGGGTCCGGCGCAACCGGGCCAGGGCCCGTGAGGCTTGGCTCTTGACGGTGCCGACGCTGATGTCGAGCAGGTCGGCGACCTGCTCGTCGCTGCGGTCGTCGAGGTAGCGCAGGACGATCACCGCGCGTTGGCGTGGTGGCAGGGGGCGCAGGACCGCGAGCAGGTCGGCGCGCTGTTCGAGGTCCACCAGCGGCTGGGAGGGTTCGGCCCCGGCGAGGTGGTCGTCGACGTCGCGGACGGCTTCGTGGCGGTGGGCGCGGCTGCGCCGGCGTGAGGTGGCGGCGTTGGCCAGAGCACGGCGGGCGTAGGCGCCGGGATCCTGGATGCGGGGCCAGCGGGCGTACATCTTGGCGTAGACGTCCTGGAGGAGGTCTTCACCGACGTGGAAGTCGCCGGCCAGCAGTCGGGCGATGCGCCGCAGCTGCGGAGTCGCCTCGTGCGCCCAGGAGGTGAAGTGCTCTTCCCGGTTCATGTCGTCCACACTGCCCTGACGCCAGAACCTCGGGATCCGGTTGCACGCCGGGTCGTCGCACCCGGGCAGGTGGTCGGGCTGCGCCTCGTCCGCTCTCACCGCGGTTCCCGGGGTCGCTGATCTCGGAGTCGACGAGGTCCCGGCCCTGCTCTCCCGTCGGGTCCGTGGGACCGGAGAGGAGTTCTTCGACGTCGGTCCAGGTGCGCCAGGACCGCGTGGTGGCGGGAACGAGGTCGAAGGCTCGTCGGCGCAGCTCGCGGAGGCCGACGACGGTCGTGGAGTCGAAGCAGCGCTCGCGCGACGGCCCGTCGTGGTCGCGTCGTGACAGGGGTTGACGACGCCGCGGGAACCGCCTCGCCTGAGCGCGCTGCGTCAGCGGGATGACCGCGAGGTCCGGTGCGAGGTGCCGGGCATGCTGACCGGATGGGTCAGAGGGTGTCGCGCAACCGGGTGCACGGTGACCGCCTGTGGGACGACGGCGGCCGGGTCTGGCGTCGTTCGCCGGGCTCGTGGTTGAGTGCCGCCGAGGTCGATGAGCTCGTCGGAGCCGGGCACGCGGTGGTGGTCCACGGCTTCGGGGGGCCGATGCGGTGGCTGACCCCGCCGGCGACGGGTCAGGAGTGGGCTCGAACGCGGGAGCACTTCCTGCAGCCGGGCGGCGGCGACGGTGCTGCGGTGCCGGATGCGCGGGGGCACGTCTACGCGGGGATCGCGTGGCGTCGCGAGGGTCGGGTGCTGGTGGGGCTGCAGGAGGGTTGCTGAGCCACCACGACAGCGGCGCGACCGTGCGTCCGTCCTGGCACAGTGGTCCGGTGTTCAGCCACCTCGGACGGCGACGGGACCGCCGGCGCGCCGAGCGGGCAGCACGGGCGTTCTACGGCGACTGCCCGCGCTGCCGCCACGACCGGCGCGGACACGACCCCGCCGAGGGCTGCGGCGACTGCCTGTACGGGATCGGGCACGAGGACCCCGACGCCCCACCCGGCCCTGCCGCGCCGCAGCCCCCGGCTCCACGTACGCGGCCGGTGCACCGCTGAGCCCACCCGTCACCGGAGAGCCGGCGGCCCTGCCGGAGTGGATCGTGCAGCGCCGTGCCCGCACGGGAACGGTGACCACCGGCCGGTGGGCCGGCGACACGCTGCACGTCGAACCCGACGACGAGGACCCGCAGGGCTGGCACCTGTACTCGTCCGGTGCCGGACACGGCTGGGACGCGTGGGCGGACGACGGCGACTGCCTGCAGCAGTGGCTGGCCGACCCCGACCACGGGTTCCGTCTGGACGAGGAGAGGGCCTGACCCCGACGGGAGGGTGACCGTGTGCGCGGCCTGCGGATCTCACAGGGGCAGGTCGACCCGGCGCCCGGTGCCGATGTCCTCAGCGTCGTCGCTGCTCACGACGGCGTAGGTCCCGCGGGGAACGCCGTCGCGGGTCGCGATGCGGGACGCGCCCCGGAGCAACCGCTCCTCGGCTCCGCCGGTGATGAAGAAGACGTACTCGTCGTCGATCTCCTCACCGTCGTCGTGGACCTCCAGGTCGCCGGCCTCCTCCAGCTCGGCCAGGTGGTCCTCGACCTCCTCGATCCAGGGGTAGGGGTAGTCGTCGTCCGTGACGGTGGGGGCCGGGGTGAGGGGGACGTGGATCTCCACGACGAGCTGCGACATGCGGACACAGTGGCAGGCGGGGACGACACGACGGGCGCCGCGGGACGATCGTGACCCGCGCCGCGGGGTGACAGCGACGTCTGCGAACCCGCCCGCACCGGGCGGGCCGGGGGGCAGGATCGGCAGCGTGAGCGACGAGACGTTCGATCTCGAGTCGGTGCGCCGCTTCGTCAGCCGGCAGGCTCGTCGTGCCCGCGCCACCCGCTCCTCAGCCGTGGAAGACGTCCCCGGACTCCGCCGCGTGCGGTCGCAGCACCTGGAGGACGGCTGGATGCACCTGATCTTCGACGGCTGGGACTTCACGGCCGCCGCCGAGATCGCGGACCTCGTCCTGGAACCGGACGCCGCGACGTTCCTCGCGCTCGGACCGGTGAGCGTCTTCGACGGGTTCGCACCGGTCGACGAAGGAGGGGCGGGGGTGCCGGCGCTCGTGCGCTCGGACCCACCTCCGCAGCTCGAGGAGTCGGTGGACGAGCCTCGTTGAGGCGTGCTCGCGACGTGCCGCGCCGAGGAAGTGCTGCGGCACAACCCGTCCGCGGTTCGTGAGCGGGTCGGAACGTGCTGCTCCAGCGGGCGGGCGCCGGGCTTCAGGGGCAGTTCGGCTCCGCTACCACCCCCGGCTCCTGCCCCGCGCACGGACCCGCGGTGCGCCACAACCGGACCGCGAACTGGGTGTTGAACCGCCCCTCGGGGTCGCGCCACTGCGCACCGAGGAGTTCGTCGACGCGGTCGAGGCGCTGGCGGACGGTGTTGGTGTGCACGTGCAGCGCGGCGGCCGCGGGCGCGAGCAGTTCACCGCCGGCGAAGTAGTGCCACAGGGTCTCGGTGAGCTGGGTCCCGCGCCGGGCGTCGTAGTCGACGACGGGACCGAGGAACCTGTCGACGAGGGACCGTGCGGTGTCGCCGCTGTGGTCGCGGACCACGGCCCCGGCCGGGCCGACGGCGGCGAAGTCCGCGTGGCCGCTCGTCCAGCCCAGGGCCCGGGCGGAGGCGGCCAGCCGGGACGCCTCCTCGTGGCTGCGGCGCACGTCGTGGGGGTTCCCGCTGACGGCGGTGGCCGACCCGATGGGCGCCGCGAGCCCGGCCGCGGCCAGCGCGTCCCCCAGCCGGGCGGCGAGCGCCGCCACGCCGGTGCCGGCACCCGTGTCGTCGCCGTCGACGTGGGCGAGCAGGCAGAGGTGACGGCCGTGGGCGGAGAGCAGGACGCCGGTGCCGGGGATCGCGCCGCGCAGGGCCTGCGCGGCGCGGCGGACCCGGGCGGCGGGCACGTCGACGACGAGGACGGCCACGGGGGTTCCGAGGTGCAGGCCGTAGTGGGCCAGCCGGCCGGCCAGGGTGGGCCGCGCTGGGGCGCGGGCGTCCAGGAGTTCCTCCACGAGCGTCGTCTGGGCGCTCTCGTCGGCTTCGGCCAGGGCGCGTTCGACGAGCAGGGCGACGCTGAGGAACCCGGCGGTGTGGGAGACCAGCCGGATGCTCTCGGCGTCGGGTTCGGGCAGGAGCAGGGTGGCGAGGTGCTCGCCGACGGCGGTGACGGCCAGCACGGCGTGGGTGCCGTCGACGGTGTGCGCGACGGTCACCCCGCCGCCCTGGTGCGAGGTCCGCACGGCGGCCCGCAGCCGCCAGTCGTCGAGGGCCTCGGCGCCGAGGAGTTCGCGGCCCAGCAGGAGGGCGCCGGCGGGGTCGAGCAGCGCCAGGGGCCGCCCGACGGTCTCCTCGAGGACGGCGAGGACGCCCGCGGCGGTGACCATCCCGACCATGGCCCCCGTCAGCCGTTCGTCGAGCGTGAGCAGGTCCTGCAGCTGGCGGCGTTCGTCGGCGGCGCCCTCGGGGTCGAACTGCGCGTCCCGGTCCCCGCGCAGGCGCGCGATCTCCTCCCCGCGGCGGGTCTGCTCGAGGGCCACGGCGGCCTGCACCGACATCTGCTCCAGGGCCTCGCGCGCCCGGGCCCCGAGGGTTCGGGGGCTGCGGTGGGCGACCACGAGGGCCCCGACGACCCGGCCGCCCAGCCGCATGGGTGCCCCGGCGATGGCGCGGACCCCCTCCCCGCGGACGACGGCGTCGATCGCGGGCAGGTGGTGCAGGTGGGCGTCGGCGAGGTAGTCGGTGGTGTGGACGGTGGTCGCGCCGGCGGCGGCGCTGCCGAGGACGCCCGTGCCGAAGGGCATGCGGATGGCGCGGTACTGCGCCGTCCGCACCCCCTCGGTGAGTTCGACGTACGTGGTGCCCGAGCCGAGGTCGTTGAGGCTCAGGTAGGCCATGTCGGCGCCGAGGAGGTCGCGGGTGCGACGCAGGACCGCACCGAGGACGACGTCGCGGGCCCCGACGTTGGCGAGGTCGACGGCGGTGTCGCTGATGGTGCGCAGCAGGACGTCGGTCGCCGGTTCGTCGAACGGCCTGGCCTCATCGCTCACGGCGCGATCGTAGGGCGGTGGCGGGGCGGCGGGGTGGCTGTCCGGGACACGATCGGGGGTGTGGTTGAGGCTTCGGCAGACATGGTGGTCGCCGGGGCGCGCTGGGAACACTGACGGTTCCGGCTGACGATCATCGAGGAGGCTGCCGTGGCCGACATGAAGCTGCACGTCCTGTCCACCGGTGTGATGGAGACCGACCTGACGTGGCTGCTGCTCAAGGGCGGGCGCACCATCCGGGACCGGCACCACAAGGACGACCCGGTGGTGTGGGGGAAGTGCCCCACCCACGCGGTGCTGATCGAGCACCCCGAGGGGCGGATCCTGTGGGACACCGGAGTCCCGCGCGACTGGGAGCAGCGGTGGGCCCCGACGGGGTTCCACGACTTCTTCCCCGTGTCCGAACCCACCGACGGGCCCGGGTACCTGGACAGTTCCCTCGCCGAGCTGGAACTGACCCCCGACGACATCGACGTGCTGATCCTGTCGCACCTGCACTTCGACCACGCGGCGAACGCGAAGACGTTCCAGAACGGCAGGACCCGGATCATCGCCAACAGCGCCGAGATCGAGGGTGCCCGGGCGATCACGGGGTACTCCGCGGGCGCGCACATCGTCAGCGACTACGCGGGCCTGGACCTCGAGGCGGTCAGCGGGGACACCGAGATCGTGCCCGGCGTGAGCGTCATCGAAACCCCCGGTCACACGTGGGGGACGATGTCCCTGCAGGTGGACCTGCCGCAGGAGGGGACGAAGATCTTCACCTCCGACGCGGTGTACCTGGCGGACAGCTACGGGCCGCCCGCCGTGGGTGCGGCGATCGTGTGGGACAACCTGCGCTGGCTGGAGTCGGTCGAGAAACTGCGCCGCATCGCCGACCGCACGGGTGCCGAACTCGTCTTCGGGCACGACGCCGACCAGGCCGAGGGGCTGCGCTACGCCCCCGACGGCCACTACCTCTAGGAGTTCCACGTGGTCATCCACGACGTGGTGTGCGGCGCCGGTCACCGGCGCGAGGTGGTACTGCGCTCGATGCACGACAGCGTGCCGGACTGCGCGGTGTGCGGGGCGGGCGTGCGCAAGCTGCCGAGCCGGCTGAACATCGGCGGGGCGGCCGACACGGGGCCGTCCCGGGAGGCGATGCCCCGCAGCTGGCGGGGCGTGCGCGGCGGTGACGCCGAGACGGTCCGGCACTGGCACGGGCTGGCGGAGAAGAGGGAGAAGCTGGAGGAGAAGCACCCCGAGCTCGGCGGGGACCGCCGCCCCGTCCTGGCCCACGAGGGGATCTTCCGCGACCGCCCGTTGCGCGCCGGCGACGACATCGGCCGGGCCGTCGGCGACGCCCTGGCCCGCGCGAAGGGTTCCGGCGCGTGAGGATCCGTGGTGCGGTGCTGGAGGAGATCGGACGGCCCCGGCCCTACGCGACGTCGAAGCCGCTGACGGTGTGCGACCTGGAACTCGACGACCCGGGTCCCACGGAACTGCTGGTGCGCATCGAGGCCGCAGGGGTCTGCCACTCCGACCTGTCGGTCGTCGACGGGAACCGCGTCCGTCCCGTGCCCATGCTGCTGGGTCACGAGGCGGCGGGGATCGTCGAGCACGTCGGGTCCGAGGTCCCCGGCGGTGTGGCCGTCGGGGACCGGGTGGTGATGACGTTCCTGCCGCGGTGCGGACAGTGCGCGAACTGCGCGACCGACGGTCGGTTGCCGTGCAGCGTCGGGACGGCGGCCAACACCGCCGGGACCCTGCTCGGCGGGTCCCGGCTGCACCGCGACGGGGTTCCCGTGAAGCACCACCTGGGGGTTTCGGCGTTCGCGACGCACGCGGTCGTGGACCACCGCTCGGTGGTCGTCGTCGAACCGGACGTCCCCCCGGAGGTCGCCGCGGTGCTGGGGTGCGCCGTGCTCACCGGTGGTGGCGCGGTGCTGAACGCGGCCCGGCCCGCCCCCGGGGAGTCCGTGGCGGTCGTGGGCCTGGGCGGCGTCGGGATGGCGGCGCTGCTGACCGCGCTGTCGGTGGCGGCCGGACCCGTCATCGGGGTGGACGCGTTGCCCGAGAAGCTCGAGCGCGCACGCGAACTCGGGGCCCACGAGGTGTACACCCCCGCGCAGGCCCTGGAGGCGGGGGTGAGGGCGAACTGCGTCGTGGAGGCCGCCGGCCACCCGCGGGCGTTCGAGACGGCCGTCGCGCTGACCGCCCCGGGCGGTTCCACCACGACGGTCGGCCTGCCGGCTCCCGACGCACAGGCGACCATCACCCCGCTGGGGTTGACGGCCGAGGCGCGGACCATCCAGGGCAGTTACCTGGGGTCGGCCGTCCCTTCCCGGGACGTCCCGCGGTTCGCGCAGCTGTGGCGCGAGGGGCGGTTGCCGGTGGGCGAGCTCGTCTCGGCCCGCACGACGCTGGAGGGCGTCAACGAGGCGATGGACACGCTCGCGGAGGGTCGCGCCGTCCGTCAGGTCATCGTGTTCTGAGAGGGGCCCCGGCCGCGGCCGGCTCCGTGGAGCCGGCCGCCACGTCCACCCGCCGTGCCCGGTGAGGGCGGGCACGCCCCCCGACGACGGCGATCAGGGTCGGAAGGCGGCACCGGGGTGGACGGCGGGCAGACGGCGGGTGCCCTGCAGCTGCTCGCGCAGGGTCATCCCTTCGGGGGCCGCGTACCGACCACGCTCGCGCAGGTGGGGCAGCACGAAGTCGACGACGTCCTGCAGGGAGGCGATGTCGAAGACGGGTTCGATCATCACCCCGTCGAGGTCGGTGGCGTCGACGAGTTCCTCGATCGCCGTCGCGACCTCCTCGCCGCTGCCGGTGAGGGGGAACCCTCGGGTACCCCGCCCCTTGAGCTGGTCGAGGATCTGG contains the following coding sequences:
- a CDS encoding N-acyl homoserine lactonase family protein; amino-acid sequence: MKLHVLSTGVMETDLTWLLLKGGRTIRDRHHKDDPVVWGKCPTHAVLIEHPEGRILWDTGVPRDWEQRWAPTGFHDFFPVSEPTDGPGYLDSSLAELELTPDDIDVLILSHLHFDHAANAKTFQNGRTRIIANSAEIEGARAITGYSAGAHIVSDYAGLDLEAVSGDTEIVPGVSVIETPGHTWGTMSLQVDLPQEGTKIFTSDAVYLADSYGPPAVGAAIVWDNLRWLESVEKLRRIADRTGAELVFGHDADQAEGLRYAPDGHYL
- a CDS encoding SigE family RNA polymerase sigma factor — its product is MNREEHFTSWAHEATPQLRRIARLLAGDFHVGEDLLQDVYAKMYARWPRIQDPGAYARRALANAATSRRRSRAHRHEAVRDVDDHLAGAEPSQPLVDLEQRADLLAVLRPLPPRQRAVIVLRYLDDRSDEQVADLLDISVGTVKSQASRALARLRRTLPDRAVEHRPPPDPSRPGTPSSAASLVDWTRS
- a CDS encoding helix-turn-helix domain-containing protein, yielding MSDEARPFDEPATDVLLRTISDTAVDLANVGARDVVLGAVLRRTRDLLGADMAYLSLNDLGSGTTYVELTEGVRTAQYRAIRMPFGTGVLGSAAAGATTVHTTDYLADAHLHHLPAIDAVVRGEGVRAIAGAPMRLGGRVVGALVVAHRSPRTLGARAREALEQMSVQAAVALEQTRRGEEIARLRGDRDAQFDPEGAADERRQLQDLLTLDERLTGAMVGMVTAAGVLAVLEETVGRPLALLDPAGALLLGRELLGAEALDDWRLRAAVRTSHQGGGVTVAHTVDGTHAVLAVTAVGEHLATLLLPEPDAESIRLVSHTAGFLSVALLVERALAEADESAQTTLVEELLDARAPARPTLAGRLAHYGLHLGTPVAVLVVDVPAARVRRAAQALRGAIPGTGVLLSAHGRHLCLLAHVDGDDTGAGTGVAALAARLGDALAAAGLAAPIGSATAVSGNPHDVRRSHEEASRLAASARALGWTSGHADFAAVGPAGAVVRDHSGDTARSLVDRFLGPVVDYDARRGTQLTETLWHYFAGGELLAPAAAALHVHTNTVRQRLDRVDELLGAQWRDPEGRFNTQFAVRLWRTAGPCAGQEPGVVAEPNCP
- a CDS encoding transcriptional regulator encodes the protein MVIHDVVCGAGHRREVVLRSMHDSVPDCAVCGAGVRKLPSRLNIGGAADTGPSREAMPRSWRGVRGGDAETVRHWHGLAEKREKLEEKHPELGGDRRPVLAHEGIFRDRPLRAGDDIGRAVGDALARAKGSGA
- a CDS encoding alcohol dehydrogenase catalytic domain-containing protein encodes the protein MRIRGAVLEEIGRPRPYATSKPLTVCDLELDDPGPTELLVRIEAAGVCHSDLSVVDGNRVRPVPMLLGHEAAGIVEHVGSEVPGGVAVGDRVVMTFLPRCGQCANCATDGRLPCSVGTAANTAGTLLGGSRLHRDGVPVKHHLGVSAFATHAVVDHRSVVVVEPDVPPEVAAVLGCAVLTGGGAVLNAARPAPGESVAVVGLGGVGMAALLTALSVAAGPVIGVDALPEKLERARELGAHEVYTPAQALEAGVRANCVVEAAGHPRAFETAVALTAPGGSTTTVGLPAPDAQATITPLGLTAEARTIQGSYLGSAVPSRDVPRFAQLWREGRLPVGELVSARTTLEGVNEAMDTLAEGRAVRQVIVF